One Streptomyces fagopyri DNA window includes the following coding sequences:
- a CDS encoding APC family permease encodes MPTQASGGPDELERRLGVPDAVLIGLGSMIGAGIFASLAPAARAAGSGLLIGLAVAALVAYCNATSSARLAALYPSSGGTYVYGRERLGQFWGYLAGWAFVVGKTASCAAMALTVGSYIWPGQAHAVAVAAVVALTAVNYTGVQKSALMTRVVVTLVLAVLAAVVVVSLTSGSADATRLDVGSDATFGGVLQAAGLLFFAFAGYARIATLGEEIRDPARTIPLAIPVALGITLVVYTAVAVSVLLVLGPDGLASAGAPLTRAARAAGADLLVPVVRAGAALAALGSLLALILGVSRTTLAMARDRHLPHGLAVVHPRFKVPHRAELLVGAVVATVAATADVRGAIGFSSFGVLAYYAVANAGALTLTRAEGRPARIIPVLGLAGCLVLAFALPLSSVTTGVAVLLAGAAAYAIRRARARRP; translated from the coding sequence ATGCCCACGCAGGCCTCCGGAGGGCCGGACGAACTCGAGCGGCGTCTGGGAGTGCCGGACGCGGTGCTGATCGGACTGGGGTCGATGATCGGCGCCGGGATCTTCGCGTCCCTGGCACCGGCCGCCCGGGCCGCCGGGTCCGGTCTGCTGATCGGGCTCGCCGTCGCCGCTCTCGTCGCCTACTGCAACGCGACGTCCTCCGCGCGGCTGGCCGCCCTGTACCCGTCCTCCGGCGGCACCTACGTCTACGGCCGGGAGCGCCTCGGGCAGTTCTGGGGTTACCTGGCGGGCTGGGCGTTCGTGGTGGGCAAGACCGCCTCGTGCGCGGCCATGGCCCTGACCGTCGGTTCCTACATCTGGCCCGGCCAGGCCCATGCGGTCGCCGTCGCCGCCGTGGTGGCGCTCACCGCCGTCAACTACACCGGTGTGCAGAAGTCCGCCCTGATGACACGGGTCGTCGTGACCCTCGTCCTCGCGGTGCTCGCCGCCGTCGTGGTCGTCTCCCTCACCTCCGGGAGCGCGGACGCGACCCGTCTGGATGTCGGTTCGGATGCCACGTTCGGGGGAGTGCTGCAGGCGGCGGGGCTGCTGTTCTTCGCGTTCGCCGGATACGCGCGCATCGCCACACTGGGCGAGGAGATCCGTGACCCGGCCCGCACCATCCCGCTCGCCATTCCCGTCGCGCTCGGCATCACCCTCGTCGTCTACACCGCCGTGGCCGTGTCCGTGCTGCTCGTGCTCGGCCCGGACGGTCTGGCCTCCGCCGGGGCGCCGCTGACGCGGGCCGCGCGGGCGGCGGGCGCCGACCTGCTCGTACCCGTCGTGCGGGCGGGCGCGGCACTGGCCGCGCTCGGTTCCCTGCTCGCCCTGATCCTCGGTGTCTCCCGCACCACGCTGGCGATGGCCCGGGACCGCCATCTGCCCCACGGTCTCGCCGTCGTGCATCCGAGGTTCAAGGTCCCCCACCGGGCCGAACTGCTCGTCGGCGCCGTAGTCGCCACAGTGGCCGCCACCGCGGACGTCCGCGGGGCGATCGGCTTCTCCTCCTTCGGCGTCCTGGCCTATTACGCCGTCGCCAACGCCGGCGCCCTCACCCTGACCCGTGCCGAAGGCCGCCCCGCCCGGATCATCCCCGTCCTCGGTCTGGCCGGCTGTCTCGTCCTCGCCTTCGCCCTCCCGCTGTCCTCCGTCACCACCGGAGTCGCCGTACTCCTCGCGGGTGCCGCCGCGTACGCAATTCGGCGCGCCCGCGCCCGAAGGCCGTGA
- a CDS encoding DUF427 domain-containing protein translates to MSASGSRPPECVWDYPRPPAVQNDSRRIVVEYGGQVVAGTTRAVRVLETSHPPVFYIPSADVRTDLLRAVPGRTSCEWKGEAEYWDLVVGGDIRSRAAWSYPHPRAGYRVLTGHFAFYASRVDRCVVEGQTVKAQEGDFYGGWITTEVRGPFKGAPGTLLW, encoded by the coding sequence ATGTCCGCTTCCGGCTCCCGGCCGCCCGAATGTGTGTGGGACTACCCTCGGCCGCCCGCCGTCCAGAACGACAGCCGTCGCATAGTTGTCGAATACGGCGGCCAGGTGGTGGCCGGCACCACGCGGGCAGTGCGCGTGCTGGAGACCAGTCACCCTCCGGTGTTCTACATCCCCTCGGCAGACGTCCGTACCGATCTCCTTCGGGCCGTCCCCGGACGAACCTCGTGCGAGTGGAAGGGCGAGGCCGAGTACTGGGACCTGGTCGTGGGCGGCGACATACGTAGCCGGGCTGCCTGGAGCTACCCGCACCCCCGGGCCGGTTACCGGGTCCTCACTGGCCACTTCGCCTTCTATGCGAGCCGCGTGGACCGCTGCGTCGTCGAGGGCCAAACGGTGAAGGCGCAGGAAGGAGATTTTTATGGCGGCTGGATCACCACCGAGGTGCGGGGTCCCTTCAAGGGGGCACCCGGGACTCTCTTGTGGTGA
- a CDS encoding DUF1963 domain-containing protein has protein sequence MAFIDEHTLTELAEEHGVPGDVAGELAGLLRPCVFLVRYEHLPERGRADLGRAGWTGGLPSLPEGVDWPDGAGPFVLGVDCAALPRDGLDIELPPDGQLLFFTTFKYEPDNAVVLHVPAGVPTVERPLPEGLDDQEAVAYEPRPLYALPGLTIDHDWYGSPAAKAFEGARAEDDEVLDCFVEAVVNSVHGGPAPHSVAQIGGFSDQWQVAPDQDGLVLLAQISGNGVDHRLFTLNLTVGIREDIAAGRWENLLHVQQC, from the coding sequence ATGGCATTCATCGACGAGCACACCCTCACCGAGTTGGCCGAGGAACACGGCGTTCCGGGAGATGTGGCAGGGGAGTTGGCGGGGCTGCTGCGGCCCTGTGTCTTCCTGGTCAGGTACGAGCACCTGCCCGAGCGCGGCCGGGCGGACCTCGGCCGGGCCGGGTGGACCGGCGGGCTGCCTTCGCTGCCCGAAGGCGTGGACTGGCCTGACGGGGCGGGTCCTTTCGTGCTGGGCGTCGACTGCGCGGCGCTGCCCCGCGATGGCCTGGACATCGAACTCCCCCCGGACGGGCAGTTGTTGTTCTTCACCACCTTCAAGTACGAGCCCGACAACGCCGTCGTTCTCCACGTCCCCGCCGGCGTCCCGACCGTGGAGCGCCCGCTGCCGGAGGGACTGGACGACCAGGAGGCCGTGGCCTACGAGCCGCGCCCGCTCTACGCGTTGCCCGGGTTGACCATCGACCACGACTGGTACGGCTCGCCCGCGGCGAAGGCGTTCGAGGGCGCGAGAGCGGAGGACGACGAGGTGCTGGACTGCTTCGTGGAAGCGGTCGTCAACAGCGTCCACGGCGGACCCGCGCCCCACTCGGTCGCGCAGATCGGCGGGTTCTCCGACCAGTGGCAGGTGGCGCCCGACCAGGACGGACTGGTGCTCCTGGCCCAGATATCCGGGAACGGCGTCGACCACAGGCTGTTCACGCTGAACCTGACGGTGGGCATCCGCGAGGACATCGCCGCCGGGCGCTGGGAGAACCTCCTGCACGTGCAGCAGTGCTGA
- a CDS encoding glycosyl hydrolase family 28-related protein, which yields MSRYSTRAAAERVRSRARKPARLTTVVTAAAAGLVLMAGAPAPAAPATPGHGNGVGAPVVTRAALDPALVAGRGAAVDFAEQEAENAPTDGTVIGPDRTAYTLPSEASGRTAVRLNPGQYVEFTLPRAANALTVRYSIPDAPEGGGITAPLDVSVDGRHRSTMTLTSKYSWLYNQYPFSNDPRADLLHPDWWITECGCVPAATTPAPTVDKPFRPSHFYDEQRLLLGKRYEAGDTVRLTAPKGGAAAWTVIDLLDTQLVAAPHIEPRAANVLAFGADPTGRRDAGDAFDRAIAHAKKRHLKVYIPPGTYQVNRHLAVDHVTIVGAGSWYTIVKGHQVTLDTPAPDGSVHTGVGFYGKDAADGGSHDVHLSGFAVEGDVRERIDTDQVNAVGGALNDSTIDGLYLHHTKVGMWFDGPMRRLRVTHNVIADQIADGLNFHTGVTDSTVSDTVVRNTGDDGLAMWSEKTGNARNTFAHNTVQTPVLANGIALYGGTDNTVTGNLVADPIREGSAIQVGSRFGAQPFTGHLWITDNTTVRSGTFELNWKIGLGAVWFYALEQDIDADIRVTGDHFLDNTYNAIMLVSDFPVKDKYAIRGVHFKDIRVDGTGTSVLSARSAGTASFENVDARNVGAVGINNCGSFNFPSTGSEFAAQDLGGNDGGGTTGAWMASWELPNTITCDDRPPVVVPPAPAPW from the coding sequence ATGTCGCGGTACAGCACGCGCGCGGCAGCGGAGCGGGTCCGCAGCCGCGCGCGGAAACCGGCCAGGCTGACCACGGTGGTGACGGCGGCGGCCGCCGGACTCGTTCTGATGGCCGGTGCTCCGGCTCCGGCGGCCCCGGCAACCCCTGGGCACGGCAACGGCGTCGGCGCCCCGGTGGTGACCCGGGCCGCGCTCGATCCCGCCCTGGTCGCGGGGCGCGGCGCCGCGGTGGACTTCGCGGAGCAGGAGGCGGAGAACGCGCCGACCGACGGCACCGTCATAGGCCCCGACCGCACCGCCTACACGCTGCCCTCCGAGGCGTCCGGCCGGACCGCCGTACGCCTGAATCCGGGCCAGTACGTCGAGTTCACGCTGCCGCGCGCCGCGAACGCCCTCACCGTGCGCTACAGCATTCCCGACGCGCCCGAAGGCGGAGGCATCACCGCACCGCTCGACGTCTCCGTCGACGGCAGACACCGCTCCACGATGACGCTCACCTCGAAGTACTCATGGCTCTACAACCAGTACCCGTTCAGCAACGACCCCCGGGCCGATCTGCTGCACCCGGACTGGTGGATCACCGAGTGCGGATGCGTGCCCGCCGCCACCACCCCGGCGCCCACCGTCGACAAGCCGTTCAGGCCCAGCCACTTCTACGACGAGCAGCGGCTGTTGCTCGGCAAGCGGTACGAGGCCGGCGACACCGTCCGCCTCACCGCGCCCAAGGGCGGCGCCGCGGCCTGGACCGTGATCGACCTGCTCGACACGCAACTCGTCGCCGCACCGCACATCGAGCCGCGTGCCGCGAACGTCCTCGCGTTCGGCGCGGACCCCACCGGCCGTCGTGACGCGGGCGACGCCTTCGACCGGGCCATCGCGCACGCCAAGAAGCGGCACCTCAAGGTCTACATCCCGCCGGGCACCTATCAGGTGAACCGGCACCTCGCCGTGGACCACGTGACGATCGTCGGAGCGGGCAGCTGGTACACGATCGTCAAGGGCCACCAGGTCACCCTGGACACCCCTGCCCCCGACGGTTCGGTCCACACCGGCGTCGGCTTCTACGGCAAGGACGCGGCGGACGGCGGCAGTCACGACGTCCACCTGTCCGGGTTCGCCGTCGAGGGTGACGTCCGCGAACGCATCGACACCGACCAGGTCAACGCCGTCGGCGGCGCGCTCAACGACTCGACGATCGATGGGCTCTACCTCCACCACACCAAGGTCGGCATGTGGTTCGACGGCCCGATGCGCCGCCTGCGCGTCACTCACAACGTGATCGCCGACCAGATCGCCGACGGCCTCAACTTCCATACCGGCGTGACCGATTCCACCGTCTCGGACACCGTCGTCCGCAACACCGGTGACGACGGCCTGGCCATGTGGTCGGAGAAGACCGGCAACGCGCGCAACACCTTCGCCCACAACACCGTGCAGACCCCGGTCCTCGCCAACGGCATCGCCCTCTACGGCGGCACCGACAACACGGTCACCGGCAACCTGGTCGCCGACCCGATCAGAGAGGGAAGCGCCATCCAGGTCGGCTCCCGCTTCGGCGCGCAGCCGTTCACCGGACATCTGTGGATCACCGACAACACCACCGTCCGATCAGGGACGTTCGAGCTCAACTGGAAGATCGGACTGGGCGCCGTCTGGTTCTACGCGCTGGAGCAGGACATCGACGCCGACATCCGGGTCACCGGCGACCACTTCCTCGACAACACCTACAACGCGATCATGCTGGTCTCCGACTTCCCGGTGAAGGACAAGTACGCGATCCGGGGCGTTCACTTCAAGGACATCCGCGTGGACGGCACCGGCACGTCCGTCCTCAGCGCCCGCTCCGCCGGCACGGCGTCCTTCGAGAACGTGGACGCCCGTAACGTCGGCGCGGTCGGCATCAACAACTGCGGATCGTTCAACTTCCCCTCCACGGGATCCGAGTTCGCGGCGCAGGACCTCGGGGGCAACGACGGGGGCGGCACGACGGGCGCCTGGATGGCGTCCTGGGAACTGCCGAACACCATCACCTGCGACGACCGGCCCCCGGT
- a CDS encoding aldo/keto reductase, translating into MGHWRFWRESGPRRRQPVIDAVAQVAKDLGVTSAEVALTWVRERSGITSTLIGARTIDQLRANLASLDVTLTPEHRTTLDEVSAPTLGSPPESSA; encoded by the coding sequence GTGGGTCACTGGCGATTCTGGAGGGAATCGGGTCCTCGGCGACGACAACCGGTCATCGACGCCGTCGCCCAGGTCGCCAAGGACCTCGGCGTCACCTCGGCGGAGGTCGCGCTGACTTGGGTGCGGGAACGCTCCGGAATCACCTCCACCCTGATCGGCGCCCGGACCATCGACCAACTGCGGGCCAACCTCGCCTCGCTGGACGTCACACTCACGCCTGAGCACCGCACCACGCTGGACGAGGTGTCCGCACCGACCCTCGGCTCCCCTCCGGAGTCCTCGGCGTGA
- a CDS encoding TetR/AcrR family transcriptional regulator, whose protein sequence is MIRSIRALRGTEQSSDEELYATVAARELTAVAEATRLDLTDLPGCAGRVHDYFTAHPERLRIMNWGRLELVGAPLAGSDDPVRATMRRKTEQVRAAQQAGHLDPSWDPADILMFVSQIAMTWVGQTDLLPPDEGERIAFLTARRAAIVAAEHRLFPAVAV, encoded by the coding sequence ATGATCAGAAGCATCCGTGCGCTCCGAGGAACCGAGCAAAGCAGCGATGAGGAGCTGTACGCGACCGTCGCCGCCCGCGAACTGACCGCCGTCGCCGAGGCCACCCGCCTTGACCTCACCGACCTGCCCGGCTGCGCCGGACGCGTCCACGACTACTTCACCGCCCACCCGGAACGTCTGCGCATCATGAACTGGGGCAGGCTCGAACTGGTCGGCGCCCCTCTCGCCGGCTCGGACGACCCCGTTCGCGCGACCATGCGCCGCAAGACCGAGCAGGTGCGCGCTGCGCAGCAGGCGGGCCACCTGGATCCGAGCTGGGATCCCGCGGACATCCTGATGTTCGTCAGCCAGATCGCCATGACGTGGGTCGGTCAGACAGACCTGCTGCCCCCCGACGAGGGCGAACGAATCGCCTTCCTTACCGCCCGCCGGGCCGCCATCGTGGCGGCGGAACATCGCCTGTTCCCCGCCGTCGCGGTCTGA
- a CDS encoding MarR family winged helix-turn-helix transcriptional regulator: MDEPRWLDDREQRAWRGLMKMQAGLSEYIERRLRTHSGLSTADYQVLAHLSEAPEGRLRSFALGDALQWEKSRLSQHLTRMQNRNLIRRERCATDQRGAVVVITEQGRTLIEAAAPLHVADVRNALIDHVTPAQMDLLIELGDQVDARLAMIDQKPG, from the coding sequence ATGGACGAACCGCGATGGCTGGACGACCGTGAGCAGCGGGCCTGGCGCGGCCTCATGAAGATGCAGGCCGGCCTGTCCGAATACATCGAACGGCGGCTGCGCACCCACAGCGGGCTGTCCACCGCCGACTACCAGGTGCTGGCGCACCTGTCCGAGGCGCCCGAAGGACGCCTGAGGTCGTTCGCTCTCGGTGACGCGCTGCAATGGGAGAAGAGCCGCCTGTCGCAGCACCTGACCCGCATGCAAAATCGAAACCTCATCCGCCGCGAGCGTTGTGCCACCGACCAGCGAGGGGCTGTCGTGGTCATCACCGAACAGGGCCGCACCCTCATCGAGGCTGCTGCCCCGCTCCACGTGGCCGACGTGCGCAATGCGCTGATCGACCACGTGACCCCCGCGCAGATGGACCTTCTGATCGAATTGGGAGACCAAGTGGACGCGAGACTCGCCATGATCGATCAGAAGCCGGGATGA
- a CDS encoding SDR family NAD(P)-dependent oxidoreductase has translation MADKTVLITGTSTGIGLETALGAARAGWRVIATMRDLGKAGALNEAATAAGVAESIEVRRLDVTDAASAQDCVSGVVSDHGALHAVINNAGSGHVGTLEVDGVEAARRVMEVNFFGVLNTTAAAMPHLRATGGRVLAVSSVGGVVGQPFNEAYCAAKFAVEGYLEALAPVAATVGVDVTLVEPGAVASEFVANVGIPDDRTEMNDRLGPYATAMDAYLTRTAGAFAAAQSAYDAAAVVVAVLTAERPALRVQTSDGARAFVATKLADPDGAKILGLTSTWVA, from the coding sequence ATGGCCGACAAGACCGTTCTGATCACCGGCACTTCCACCGGCATCGGCCTGGAGACGGCCCTCGGTGCTGCCCGCGCCGGATGGCGAGTGATCGCCACCATGCGTGACCTCGGCAAGGCCGGCGCGCTGAACGAGGCGGCGACCGCGGCGGGAGTCGCCGAGTCCATCGAGGTCCGCCGTTTGGACGTGACGGACGCCGCCTCCGCACAGGACTGCGTCTCCGGAGTCGTCAGTGACCACGGAGCTCTGCACGCTGTGATCAACAATGCGGGGTCCGGCCATGTCGGCACCCTCGAAGTGGACGGTGTGGAGGCCGCCCGCCGTGTCATGGAGGTCAACTTCTTCGGCGTCCTGAACACGACGGCCGCCGCCATGCCTCACCTGCGCGCCACCGGAGGCCGGGTGCTCGCCGTCTCCAGCGTCGGCGGCGTTGTCGGGCAGCCGTTCAACGAGGCTTATTGTGCGGCGAAGTTCGCCGTCGAGGGCTACCTGGAGGCACTCGCGCCCGTCGCCGCGACGGTCGGGGTGGACGTCACACTCGTCGAACCAGGGGCGGTGGCCAGTGAGTTCGTCGCGAACGTGGGCATCCCCGACGACCGGACGGAGATGAACGACCGCCTCGGGCCCTACGCGACCGCGATGGACGCCTACCTGACCCGCACCGCGGGCGCCTTCGCCGCCGCCCAGTCCGCGTACGACGCGGCCGCGGTCGTGGTCGCGGTGCTGACCGCCGAGCGTCCGGCGCTGCGGGTCCAGACCTCGGACGGGGCCCGCGCCTTCGTCGCCACCAAGCTCGCCGACCCCGACGGGGCGAAGATACTCGGCCTGACCAGCACCTGGGTCGCCTGA